The Nasonia vitripennis strain AsymCx chromosome 5 unlocalized genomic scaffold, Nvit_psr_1.1 chr5_random0004, whole genome shotgun sequence genome includes a window with the following:
- the LOC103315942 gene encoding uncharacterized protein LOC103315942, whose protein sequence is MVGSRKIHTTPYHPQANGLIERFHRTLKAVLMCEAHVPWPDRLPIVMLGLRSCLKEDLQASPAEMLYGSSLRIPGEFFVTDSVPADIGTFLGKLKELFRSIKPEPASRHMTYKPFRLKNFATCSHVYQRVDAVRKPLVPPYVGPFKVVRRVSEKVYVILVNGVE, encoded by the coding sequence ATGGTCGGCTCCCGCAAAATCCATACGACGCCGTACCACCCTCAGGCGAACGGACTAATCGAGCGGTTTCACCGAACCCTGAAGGCCGTACTGATGTGTGAAGCACACGTTCCCTGGCCTGACAGACTGCCTATCGTCATGCTGGGTCTCAGATCCTGCCTTAAAGAAGACCTCCAGGCTTCTCCAGCAGAGATGCTGTACGGATCCTCCCTACGCATCCCTGGGGAGTTTTTCGTCACCGACAGCGTTCCAGCGGACATCGGCACCTTTTTGGGGAAGCTGAAGGAACTATTCAGGTCCATCAAGCCTGAGCCAGCCTCTCGGCACATGACCTACAAGCCGTTCCGGCTCAAGAATTTCGCCACCTGCTCGCATGTATACCAACGAGTCGATGCGGTTAGGAAACCGCTGGTCCCGCCGTACGTGGGCCCCTTCAAGGTTGTTCGCAGAGTCAGCGAGAAGGTCTACGTTATCCTGGTCAATGGAGTGGAGTAG